Proteins from a genomic interval of Halopseudomonas litoralis:
- the ispG gene encoding flavodoxin-dependent (E)-4-hydroxy-3-methylbut-2-enyl-diphosphate synthase, with protein sequence MHQQSPVKRRKSRQIRVGSVLVGGDAPISVQSMTNTETCDVAATVGQIRQLEAVGADIVRVSVPSMEAAEAFGEIRKQVNMPLVADIHFDYKIALRVAELGVDCLRINPGNIGREDRVRAVVDAARHHGIPIRIGVNAGSLEKDLQKKYGEPTPEALLESALRHVDHFDKLDFQDFKVSVKASDVFMAVGAYRLLAAQIEQPLHLGITEAGGLRSGTVKSSVGLGMLLAEGIGDTIRISLAADPVQEIKVGFDILKSLRLRSRGINFIACPSCSRQNFDVVKTMNELEERLDDVLVPLDVAVIGCVVNGPGEAKEADIGLAGGSPNNLVYVDGAPSQKITNEGMVDRLEKMIREKVAAKQALDDNTIVRG encoded by the coding sequence ATGCATCAGCAATCTCCAGTCAAACGCAGAAAATCCCGCCAGATACGTGTGGGTTCGGTCCTGGTGGGTGGTGATGCGCCGATTTCGGTGCAGAGCATGACCAATACCGAAACCTGCGATGTCGCGGCAACGGTCGGGCAGATCCGCCAGCTGGAAGCAGTGGGCGCGGATATCGTCCGCGTCTCGGTACCGAGCATGGAAGCCGCCGAGGCCTTCGGCGAAATCCGCAAGCAGGTGAACATGCCCCTGGTGGCGGATATCCATTTCGACTACAAGATTGCCCTGCGCGTGGCCGAGCTGGGCGTCGATTGTCTGCGTATCAACCCCGGCAACATCGGTCGTGAGGACAGGGTCCGCGCGGTGGTGGATGCCGCTCGCCATCATGGCATTCCGATCCGTATCGGCGTCAACGCCGGTTCGCTGGAAAAGGATCTGCAGAAGAAGTACGGCGAGCCGACACCCGAAGCGCTGCTGGAGTCGGCCCTGCGTCACGTCGATCATTTCGACAAGCTGGACTTCCAGGACTTCAAGGTCAGCGTAAAAGCCTCCGACGTGTTCATGGCCGTCGGCGCCTATCGTCTGCTGGCTGCGCAGATTGAACAGCCATTGCACCTGGGGATTACCGAAGCAGGTGGCTTGCGCTCGGGCACAGTGAAGTCCTCGGTCGGCCTGGGCATGTTGCTGGCTGAAGGCATCGGCGACACCATCCGCATTTCCCTGGCCGCCGATCCGGTCCAGGAAATCAAAGTGGGTTTCGATATCCTCAAATCCCTGCGCCTGCGCTCCCGTGGCATCAATTTCATTGCCTGCCCGAGCTGCTCGCGGCAGAATTTCGACGTGGTCAAGACCATGAACGAACTGGAAGAGCGCCTGGACGATGTTCTGGTGCCGCTGGACGTGGCAGTGATCGGTTGTGTGGTCAATGGTCCGGGTGAGGCCAAGGAGGCTGATATCGGCCTGGCCGGTGGCTCACCGAATAACCTGGTCTATGTTGATGGCGCTCCGAGCCAGAAAATCACCAACGAAGGCATGGTAGACCGCCTGGAAAAAATGATTCGCGAAAAAGTCGCCGCCAAACAGGCGCTGGACGACAACACCATCGTCCGCGGATAA